Within Acidimicrobiales bacterium, the genomic segment GCGAACGCCGTGGAGGCGATCGTCACGATCGAGCCGCCGCCGGTGCGCTGCAGCAGCGGCACCACCGTGCGGGTGAGGCGCAGCGTGCCCTCGACGTTGACGGCCGCGGCCGTCTGCCAGTCGTCCAGCACCTCGTCGTCCATGAGCCCCCCGACCGCGGTGTCGACCGCGGCCACGTTCACCACCCCGTCGAGCCGACCGAAGCGCTCGTCGACCAGCGCCGGCAGCGCGGCGCAGCGCTCCGCGGAGGTGATGTCGACCTCGGCGGTCAGGGTGCGCTCACCGTCGGGGTCGAGCTCGGCGGCGATCGCCGCCACCCGGTCGCCCACCATGTCGATCGCCACGACGCGGCCGCCCTCGCGCAGCACGGCCGCCGCGGTCTCCCGGCCCAAGCCGGGCCCGACGCCCGACACCAGCACCACACGATCCTGCAGGAGTCCCATGACCCTCCCCTCCGACCTCTAGCTTCCCGGGGTGCGGCTGAACGGCTGCACCGCGAAGCGCTCGCGCAGCTCGGCCTTCAGCACCTTGTTGCCCACGTTCTTCGGCAGCCCGTCGACC encodes:
- a CDS encoding SDR family oxidoreductase encodes the protein MGLLQDRVVLVSGVGPGLGRETAAAVLREGGRVVAIDMVGDRVAAIAAELDPDGERTLTAEVDITSAERCAALPALVDERFGRLDGVVNVAAVDTAVGGLMDDEVLDDWQTAAAVNVEGTLRLTRTVVPLLQRTGGGSIVTIASTAFARPRRTRWNLAYAMSKSALVTSTYYLAEELGPDNIRTNTVAPGWKYGPVVEGYFDGEAARQGVTREELMAPIIDELALPHMTTDGDVANAAVFFLSDLARSVSGQTLFVDSGHVFR